In the genome of Augochlora pura isolate Apur16 chromosome 8, APUR_v2.2.1, whole genome shotgun sequence, one region contains:
- the LOC144474363 gene encoding uncharacterized protein LOC144474363, which translates to MKCIAALVLLGLVGIALAKPLDTESIEQPAKVESAEFEAENAARNKRGLLVGAAYTAPVAYSAYTAPVAYTAPAAYSYPYAAYTGYPYYAGAYSSPYYVV; encoded by the exons ATGAAGTGCATCGCA GCTCTCGTCCTCCTCGGCCTGGTCGGCATCGCCCTGGCGAAACCCTTGGACACCGAGTCGATCGAGCAACCGGCGAAGGTGGAATCGGCGGAATTTGAAGCCGAGAACGCGGCGAGGAACAAGCGGGGCCTGCTGGTGGGCGCGGCTTACACCGCTCCCGTAGCCTACAGCGCCTACACCGCTCCCGTGGCGTACACAGCTCCGGCTGCCTACAGCTACCCCTATGCTGCCTACACCGGCTACCCTTACTACGCCGGAGCTTACTCGTCGCCGTACTACGTCGTCTAA